One region of Jatrophihabitans cynanchi genomic DNA includes:
- the leuD gene encoding 3-isopropylmalate dehydratase small subunit — MDRFTVHSGTAIPLRRSNVDTDQIIPAVYLKRVTRSGFEDGLFSAWRTNEPDFVLNQPAYRGATVLVAGPDFGTGSSREHAVWALLDYGFKVVISPRFADIFRGNSLKAGLLTVELPEKIVQRLWEDVEQDPNLQVTVDLVERQVRWSGETHDFALDDYTRWRLMEGLDDIGLTLRHTDAVDAYEASRKPWLPAVAV; from the coding sequence ATGGATAGATTCACGGTCCACAGCGGCACCGCGATCCCGCTGCGCCGCAGCAACGTCGACACCGACCAGATCATCCCGGCCGTGTACCTCAAGCGGGTCACCCGCTCCGGCTTCGAGGACGGCCTGTTCAGCGCCTGGCGAACCAACGAGCCGGACTTCGTGCTGAACCAGCCCGCGTACCGTGGCGCGACGGTGCTGGTGGCCGGGCCCGACTTCGGCACCGGCAGCTCGCGTGAGCACGCAGTGTGGGCCCTGCTGGACTACGGCTTCAAGGTGGTCATCTCGCCTCGCTTCGCCGACATCTTCCGCGGGAACTCGCTCAAGGCCGGGCTGCTCACGGTCGAGCTGCCGGAGAAGATCGTGCAGCGGCTGTGGGAGGACGTCGAGCAGGATCCGAACCTGCAGGTCACCGTCGACCTGGTCGAGCGCCAGGTGCGGTGGAGCGGCGAGACGCACGACTTCGCGCTGGACGACTACACGCGCTGGCGGCTGATGGAGGGTCTGGACGACATCGGGCTCACGTTGCGACACACCGATGCCGTCGACGCGTACGAAGCGAGCCGCAAACCGTGGTTGCCGGCTGTCGCCGTCTGA
- the cofC gene encoding 2-phospho-L-lactate guanylyltransferase — MWWTVLLPAKSLPEAKSRLAGATGDAAAHRELVLAIRADTIAAARAADGVARLVVVVDTAAAAAAAPLAFVQTRPGLNAALAEAAADAAARWPRHGVAALVGDLPALRPEDLAAALAVASASARAFVPDAAGTGTTLLTALPGRALEPAFGAGSAARHRLAAVPIPAGRTLRHDVDTAEDLAGAAELGLGAATAAVLARLSSSPAVHLGPA; from the coding sequence GTGTGGTGGACCGTTCTACTCCCGGCCAAGTCGCTGCCCGAGGCGAAGTCGCGGCTGGCCGGTGCGACCGGCGATGCTGCCGCGCACCGCGAACTGGTGCTGGCGATCCGGGCGGACACGATCGCCGCGGCACGCGCGGCCGACGGCGTGGCCCGGCTGGTCGTCGTGGTCGACACCGCGGCGGCGGCCGCGGCTGCGCCGCTGGCGTTCGTGCAGACCCGGCCGGGGCTGAACGCCGCGCTGGCCGAGGCCGCCGCCGACGCGGCTGCCCGCTGGCCGAGGCACGGCGTCGCGGCCCTGGTCGGCGACCTGCCCGCGCTGCGCCCGGAGGACCTCGCCGCGGCGCTGGCGGTTGCGTCCGCGTCCGCGCGCGCCTTCGTGCCGGACGCGGCGGGCACCGGCACCACCTTGCTGACCGCGCTTCCGGGCCGTGCGCTGGAGCCGGCCTTCGGTGCGGGGTCGGCCGCGCGGCACCGCCTGGCCGCCGTGCCGATTCCGGCCGGCCGCACCCTGCGGCACGACGTCGACACGGCCGAGGACCTCGCCGGCGCGGCCGAACTCGGACTCGGCGCGGCGACCGCGGCGGTACTGGCACGGCTGAGCTCATCACCTGCTGTTCACCTCGGGCCTGCATGA
- a CDS encoding RES family NAD+ phosphorylase, which yields MGDYGSRLPNDRPAQLRLVTLRQPWYRLDREPPERWSWRPFRSPRYRFDPASGATRVRYAADAPRVAMRERFDEAARIVRHSDRTLRLVELTGSVRVVDLRRDRVLDALGLDDQINTARAEDVWIACQRLSDLVRDWFGDRCDGIAYRSRTSPERGANLVLFEHAPLRARDLGPLIDQAELIVSCVLTDGFIIRGWR from the coding sequence GTGGGTGACTACGGCTCGCGGCTGCCGAACGACCGGCCCGCGCAGCTTCGACTGGTCACCCTCCGGCAGCCCTGGTACCGGCTGGACCGCGAACCGCCGGAACGCTGGTCGTGGCGGCCGTTCCGGTCACCTCGGTACCGCTTCGATCCGGCGTCCGGCGCGACGCGGGTCCGGTATGCCGCAGACGCGCCTCGGGTGGCCATGCGCGAACGCTTCGACGAGGCGGCGCGCATCGTGCGCCACAGCGACCGGACGCTCCGGCTGGTCGAGCTGACCGGTTCGGTCCGCGTTGTCGACCTGCGTCGGGATCGCGTCCTGGACGCGTTGGGGCTGGACGATCAGATCAACACGGCACGGGCCGAGGACGTATGGATCGCCTGCCAGCGGCTGAGCGATCTCGTCCGGGACTGGTTCGGCGACCGGTGCGACGGCATCGCGTACCGATCGCGCACCTCACCTGAACGCGGCGCGAACCTGGTCTTGTTCGAACACGCCCCGCTGCGCGCCCGCGACCTCGGCCCGCTGATCGACCAAGCCGAGCTGATCGTGTCCTGCGTCCTCACCGACGGCTTCATCATCCGGGGCTGGCGCTGA
- a CDS encoding NUDIX hydrolase, whose amino-acid sequence MATRTVAAAGGVVWRLHDGTVQVALIHRPRYDDWSLPKGKIATGETTLAAAVREVKEELGAQVAVSRRIGRVRYQIDGARKHVTYWAMRHLGGRFAANGEADAMQWLSIGKAHKRLSYDVDRTVLGDFAATPPADSVIVLVRHAKAGRRSEWHGEDDLRPLDDVGRAQADRLVAFLCCFAPARLYSADRTRCVQTLEPTAAALELTITLEPAFADASYCAAPAATQTSLLALAKPGKVSVVCSQGITIPALIDRLAPGVASSDTRKGAAWVLSMVDGDVVAADYYEDAVR is encoded by the coding sequence GTGGCCACTCGCACTGTCGCCGCGGCCGGCGGAGTGGTCTGGCGCCTGCACGACGGCACCGTCCAGGTCGCGCTGATCCACCGGCCGCGCTATGACGACTGGTCACTGCCGAAGGGCAAGATCGCCACCGGCGAGACCACCCTGGCTGCCGCGGTACGCGAGGTGAAGGAGGAACTCGGCGCGCAGGTGGCCGTCTCCCGCCGGATCGGACGGGTGCGCTACCAGATCGACGGCGCCCGCAAACACGTCACGTACTGGGCCATGCGTCACCTGGGCGGTCGGTTCGCGGCCAACGGCGAGGCCGACGCGATGCAGTGGCTCAGCATCGGCAAGGCACACAAGCGGCTGAGCTACGACGTCGACCGCACCGTCCTCGGCGACTTCGCTGCGACGCCGCCTGCCGATTCGGTGATCGTGCTGGTGCGCCATGCCAAGGCGGGGCGGCGAAGCGAGTGGCACGGCGAGGACGACCTGCGACCGCTGGACGACGTGGGCCGGGCGCAGGCCGATCGGCTGGTCGCCTTCCTGTGCTGCTTCGCGCCGGCCCGGCTGTACTCCGCCGACCGCACCCGCTGCGTGCAGACCCTGGAGCCGACCGCCGCTGCTCTCGAACTGACGATCACCCTCGAGCCCGCGTTCGCGGACGCGTCGTACTGCGCGGCGCCCGCGGCCACGCAGACGTCCCTGCTGGCGTTGGCCAAACCCGGCAAGGTGAGCGTGGTGTGCAGCCAGGGCATCACGATCCCGGCGCTGATAGACCGGCTCGCGCCCGGGGTCGCGTCGTCGGACACCCGCAAGGGCGCCGCCTGGGTGCTGTCGATGGTCGACGGGGATGTCGTCGCGGCCGACTACTACGAGGACGCAGTCCGCTGA
- the leuC gene encoding 3-isopropylmalate dehydratase large subunit — MGKTLAEKLWESHVVRSAAGEPDLLYIDMHLVHEVTSPQAFDGLRLAGRPVHRPDLTLATEDHNTPTDYTLPLVGTSSITDEVSRTQIETLRRNCAEFGIRLYPMGDAEQGIVHVIGPQLGITQPGMTIVCGDSHTSTHGAFGALAFGIGTSQVEHVLATQTLPMDRPRTMAVTVHGELPDGVTPKDVILAVIAKTGTGGGQGYMVEYRGSTFEQMSMEGRMTVCNMSIEWGARAGMIAPDETTFTYLKGRDHAPKGAEWDAAVEYWTSLRTDDDAEFDAEVTLDATTLTPYVTWGTNPGQGAPLGAAVPDPNSFANESDRVAAQKALAYMGLQPGIPLREVKVDTVFVGSCTNGRIEDLRAAAKVIDGRKVADGVRMLVVPGSMRVRKQAEQEGLDAVFTAAGAEWRQAGCSMCLGMNPDQLAPGERSASTSNRNFEGRQGKGGRTHLVSPLVAAATAVAGHLAAPADLEA, encoded by the coding sequence ATGGGAAAGACTCTGGCCGAGAAGCTCTGGGAGAGCCACGTCGTGCGCAGCGCGGCCGGCGAACCGGACCTGCTGTACATCGACATGCACCTGGTGCACGAGGTCACCAGCCCGCAGGCGTTCGACGGACTGCGGCTGGCGGGGCGGCCCGTGCACCGCCCCGATCTCACCCTGGCGACCGAGGACCACAACACCCCGACCGACTACACGCTGCCGCTGGTCGGCACCAGCTCGATCACCGACGAGGTCAGCCGCACCCAGATCGAGACGCTGCGGCGCAACTGCGCCGAGTTCGGCATCCGGCTGTACCCCATGGGCGACGCCGAGCAGGGCATCGTCCACGTCATCGGTCCGCAGCTCGGCATCACCCAGCCGGGCATGACCATCGTCTGCGGCGACTCGCACACCTCCACCCACGGCGCGTTCGGCGCACTCGCGTTCGGCATCGGCACCAGCCAGGTCGAGCACGTGCTGGCCACCCAGACGCTGCCGATGGACCGGCCCAGGACGATGGCCGTCACGGTGCACGGCGAACTTCCCGACGGCGTCACCCCCAAAGACGTCATCCTGGCCGTCATCGCCAAGACCGGTACCGGCGGCGGCCAGGGCTACATGGTCGAGTACCGCGGCAGCACCTTCGAGCAGATGTCCATGGAAGGCCGCATGACGGTCTGCAACATGAGCATCGAATGGGGCGCGCGGGCCGGCATGATCGCGCCGGACGAGACCACGTTCACGTACCTCAAGGGCAGGGATCACGCGCCGAAGGGTGCCGAGTGGGACGCCGCCGTCGAGTACTGGACGAGCCTGCGCACCGACGACGACGCCGAGTTCGACGCCGAGGTGACCCTGGACGCGACCACGCTCACGCCGTACGTCACCTGGGGAACCAACCCCGGGCAGGGTGCACCGCTCGGCGCGGCGGTGCCCGACCCGAACAGCTTTGCCAACGAGTCCGACCGGGTCGCGGCGCAGAAGGCCTTGGCCTACATGGGGCTGCAGCCGGGCATCCCGCTGCGCGAGGTCAAGGTCGACACGGTGTTCGTCGGCTCGTGCACGAACGGGCGCATCGAGGATCTGCGGGCAGCCGCCAAGGTCATCGACGGTCGCAAGGTCGCTGACGGGGTACGCATGCTGGTCGTCCCCGGCTCGATGCGGGTGCGCAAGCAGGCCGAGCAGGAGGGGCTGGACGCGGTGTTCACCGCGGCCGGCGCGGAGTGGCGCCAGGCCGGTTGCTCGATGTGCCTCGGCATGAACCCGGACCAGCTCGCGCCCGGCGAACGCAGCGCGTCGACGTCCAACCGCAACTTCGAAGGACGTCAGGGCAAGGGCGGACGCACCCATCTGGTGTCGCCGCTGGTAGCCGCGGCGACCGCGGTCGCCGGCCACCTCGCAGCACCGGCAGACCTGGAGGCCTGA
- a CDS encoding HU family DNA-binding protein, whose amino-acid sequence MPNKAQFIEALAERLDGDKKRAAAALDAVIDTVYSMVAKGERVALTGFGVFEKRDRAARIARNPATGASVKVKKTSVPAFRAGAEFKDITAGRRKVAKVAKAPAKKAAPAKKAAAKAPAKKAAAKAPAKKVAAKKAPAKKATARKSAR is encoded by the coding sequence GTGCCCAACAAGGCTCAGTTCATCGAGGCGCTCGCCGAGCGTCTCGACGGAGACAAGAAGCGCGCAGCAGCGGCGCTCGACGCGGTCATCGACACCGTCTATTCGATGGTGGCGAAGGGCGAGCGTGTTGCACTCACCGGCTTCGGTGTGTTCGAGAAGCGTGACCGTGCTGCACGCATCGCCCGCAACCCCGCGACCGGCGCCTCGGTCAAGGTGAAGAAGACCTCGGTTCCCGCGTTCCGCGCCGGCGCCGAGTTCAAGGACATCACCGCTGGTCGCCGCAAGGTCGCCAAGGTCGCCAAGGCCCCGGCCAAGAAGGCGGCTCCGGCCAAGAAGGCGGCGGCGAAGGCCCCGGCGAAGAAGGCCGCGGCCAAGGCGCCCGCCAAGAAGGTCGCTGCGAAGAAGGCGCCGGCCAAGAAGGCGACCGCCCGCAAGTCCGCGCGCTAG
- a CDS encoding RNA degradosome polyphosphate kinase: MTSELVRPDTTDATGGSGVDERELPGDRYANRELSWLAYSERVLAQAEDRELPLLERVKFLAIFASNLDEFTMVRVAGLKRRSDMGLQVESADGLLPAEVLARLAERTLELAGRHARCFRDDVNPALAAEGIHIRRWDALDEQEQSRLADYFRSKVFPVLTPLAVDPAHPFPYISGLSLNLAVLVRDPAGSVQRFARVKVPNNVPRFVVVSQTPLEAEYLPLEDLIAAHLPMLFPGMEVIEHHLFRVTRNADVEVEDDRDEDLLQALERELMRRRFGPAVRLEVADDIDRDVVDLLVEEIEVPDEDVFHLPGLLDLTALWQIYELDRPTLKDRPFVPATHPRFAEGETPKSVFATLREGDVLVHHPYESFATSVQRFIEQAAADPNVLAIKQTLYRTSGDSPVVDALVDAAEAGKQVVALVEIKARFDEQANIKWARALERAGCHVVYGVVGLKTHCKTALVVRQEAGQIRRYAHIGTGNYNPRTARRYEDLGLFTADDAICADITDLFNVLTGYSRQTEYRSLLVAPQRLRAGLIERIDREIAHALQGKPARLQFKTNHLVDEQMIDALYRASRAGVQVDLLVRTSCAIRAGVPGLSENITVRSILGRFLEHSRSYYFANAGESEYWIGSADLMHRNLDRRVELLCQVTDVHARTHLRDVLDAAFAPDTSAWQLQPDGNWIRSRGNDYQEQLMKRLADRGE; this comes from the coding sequence ATGACCAGCGAGCTCGTCCGGCCGGACACGACCGATGCGACGGGCGGCTCCGGCGTCGACGAGCGCGAGCTGCCCGGCGACCGCTACGCCAACCGCGAGCTGTCCTGGCTCGCGTACAGCGAGCGGGTGCTCGCCCAGGCCGAGGACCGCGAGCTGCCGCTGCTCGAGCGGGTGAAGTTCCTGGCCATCTTCGCCAGCAACCTGGACGAGTTCACGATGGTGCGGGTCGCCGGCCTGAAGCGCCGCTCCGACATGGGGCTGCAGGTCGAGTCCGCGGACGGCCTGCTTCCTGCCGAGGTGCTGGCCCGGCTCGCCGAGCGCACCCTCGAACTGGCCGGCCGGCACGCACGCTGCTTCCGCGACGACGTCAACCCGGCACTGGCCGCCGAGGGCATCCACATCCGCCGCTGGGACGCCCTCGACGAGCAGGAGCAGTCGCGGCTCGCCGATTATTTCCGCAGCAAGGTGTTCCCTGTCCTCACCCCGCTCGCCGTCGATCCGGCGCACCCGTTCCCCTACATCTCCGGGTTGTCGCTCAACCTCGCGGTGCTGGTGCGTGATCCCGCCGGCAGTGTGCAGCGCTTCGCCCGGGTCAAGGTGCCGAACAACGTGCCGCGGTTCGTCGTCGTGTCGCAGACCCCGCTCGAGGCGGAGTACCTGCCGCTGGAGGACCTGATCGCCGCGCACCTGCCGATGCTCTTCCCGGGCATGGAGGTGATCGAGCACCACCTGTTCCGGGTGACCCGCAACGCCGACGTCGAGGTCGAGGACGACCGCGACGAGGACCTGCTGCAGGCGCTCGAGCGCGAGTTGATGCGGCGCCGCTTCGGTCCGGCCGTGCGCCTGGAGGTCGCCGACGACATCGACCGGGACGTCGTCGACCTGCTGGTCGAGGAGATCGAGGTCCCGGACGAGGACGTGTTCCACCTGCCCGGCCTGCTCGACCTCACCGCCCTGTGGCAGATCTACGAGCTGGACCGGCCCACGCTCAAGGACCGCCCGTTCGTCCCGGCCACCCATCCGCGCTTCGCCGAGGGCGAGACCCCGAAGTCGGTGTTCGCCACGCTGCGCGAGGGTGACGTGCTCGTCCACCATCCCTACGAGTCGTTCGCCACCAGCGTCCAGCGCTTCATCGAGCAGGCGGCGGCCGACCCGAACGTGCTGGCCATCAAGCAGACGCTGTACCGCACGTCGGGTGACTCCCCGGTCGTCGACGCCCTCGTCGATGCGGCCGAGGCGGGCAAGCAGGTGGTCGCTCTCGTGGAGATCAAGGCCCGGTTCGACGAGCAGGCGAACATCAAGTGGGCACGCGCGCTCGAACGGGCCGGCTGCCACGTGGTGTACGGCGTGGTCGGGCTGAAGACGCACTGCAAGACGGCGCTCGTCGTGCGCCAGGAGGCCGGCCAGATCAGGCGGTACGCGCACATCGGCACCGGCAACTACAACCCGCGGACGGCGCGGCGGTACGAGGACCTCGGCCTGTTCACCGCCGACGACGCGATCTGCGCGGACATCACCGACCTGTTCAACGTGCTGACCGGCTACTCGCGCCAGACCGAGTACCGCTCGCTGCTGGTCGCGCCGCAGCGCCTGCGCGCGGGGCTGATCGAGCGGATCGACCGCGAGATCGCCCACGCGCTGCAGGGCAAACCGGCGCGGCTGCAGTTCAAGACGAACCACCTCGTGGACGAGCAGATGATCGACGCGCTGTACCGCGCGTCGCGTGCCGGCGTGCAGGTCGACCTGCTGGTGCGCACGTCGTGCGCGATCCGGGCCGGCGTGCCGGGGCTGAGCGAGAACATCACCGTTCGCTCCATCCTGGGCCGGTTCCTGGAGCACTCGCGCAGCTACTACTTCGCGAACGCCGGCGAGTCCGAGTACTGGATCGGATCGGCCGACCTGATGCACCGCAACCTGGACCGCCGTGTCGAACTGCTCTGCCAGGTGACCGACGTGCACGCGCGCACCCACCTGCGCGACGTGCTCGATGCCGCCTTCGCCCCGGACACCTCGGCATGGCAGTTGCAACCGGACGGCAACTGGATACGCTCTCGCGGGAACGACTACCAGGAGCAACTGATGAAGCGCCTCGCCGATCGCGGCGAGTAG
- a CDS encoding IclR family transcriptional regulator gives MGQPSSTGQSSGIGVVDKSVAILGTVAQAPRTLAELVDATGLPRATAHRLAVALEVHRLIARDAEGRFVVGPRVGELATSLPDPLVAAAGPILAWIRDECGESSQLFRRDGNERVCIAAAERATGLRTTVPVGSRLPLSAGSGAQVLCAWAEPSSLGHVLEGAEFTARSLADVRRRGWAQSIGQREAGVASVSAPVLDAGGVLLGALSLSGPIERLGRNPGQRFAPVLVTGARRLAAALG, from the coding sequence ATGGGACAGCCTAGCAGCACGGGTCAATCCAGCGGAATCGGTGTCGTCGACAAGAGCGTCGCGATCCTGGGAACCGTGGCGCAGGCGCCACGCACCCTGGCCGAACTGGTGGACGCCACCGGCCTGCCCCGCGCCACCGCCCACCGGTTGGCCGTCGCGCTCGAGGTGCACCGGTTGATCGCGCGGGACGCAGAGGGACGCTTCGTGGTCGGCCCGCGGGTCGGCGAGCTGGCGACCTCGCTGCCCGATCCGCTGGTCGCCGCGGCCGGCCCGATACTCGCCTGGATCCGCGACGAGTGCGGCGAGAGCTCGCAGCTGTTCCGGCGCGACGGCAACGAACGGGTCTGTATCGCGGCGGCCGAGCGGGCCACCGGGCTGCGGACCACGGTGCCGGTCGGCTCACGGCTGCCGCTGAGCGCCGGCTCGGGCGCGCAGGTGCTGTGTGCCTGGGCCGAGCCATCCTCGCTCGGACACGTACTGGAGGGGGCCGAGTTCACCGCGCGTTCGCTCGCCGACGTGCGCCGGCGCGGATGGGCTCAGTCGATCGGGCAACGCGAGGCGGGGGTCGCGTCGGTGTCCGCTCCCGTGCTGGACGCCGGCGGGGTGTTGCTCGGCGCGTTGTCCCTGTCCGGCCCGATCGAGCGGCTGGGGCGCAATCCCGGCCAGCGCTTCGCGCCGGTCCTGGTGACCGGTGCGCGCCGACTGGCCGCCGCGCTGGGCTGA